The genomic region ACGTGGCATTTCCAATCGCAAAGAAAGAACCAGATGCTTTACTTTGAGTAAGGCAGATTCCCGATGGAAGATTCTTTTTTGTTCCTGATATATAGCTTGTCTACTCATCCCAAACAATCGGCAACTTTTGGACAAACTTATTCCTGCTCCTTCCCGGAGTCGGAAGATGGTTTGGGAGAAAACTTTTTTCGGATCTGAGTTCCGTACTGACTATCAGAAATGTCGATCATCGTATTGAGAATCGTATTTCGAAGTTTCTCATCGGCCAGTTCTTTCTCTAATCGTTTAATAATTTGAGCCGGGGTTTCTTTAGATTTAGACATAAATAACAGATTTGGTTTACTCCAGTCTAAGTTACCATATTTTCGAAGCCAAACCAAAACAGTACTTCTTCCCTGGATTCCATAAACAGATTGAGCCTGCCTATAAGTCATTTCACCTTGTTCAACTCGGGTAATTACAGCTAATTTAAAAGCCATGTTGTAATCCTTTTGACTACGCTTAATAGCCTTGCTTTCTTTGTCTTTCATAATAAAGTCGATTTGGTGTCAACTTATTTCAGGACGGGACATAGTTATAAAAAAAGAGCGGTTATAGTAACCGCTCTTTTTGTTTCCTGAGGCATCGAGCGGATTCGAACCGCTGTGGACGGTTTTGCAGACCGCTGCCTAGCCTCTCGGCCACGATGCCAGTATTGTAGGGCGCAAACTTACTAAAATATTTTGAAATTCAAATTCAAATTCGACATTTTATTGTACTTATTTTATAATGCGCTCGTTTTCAACAGGCTGTTAACTACGGTATTCTTCCATTTGAACCGTAACCGCTTCCACATCGCCCCCAATTGGTGGGTTTAGTTTGGAAACTGCTACCGTAATTCTCGAAACAGCAGGAATTTCCTTAAAAATCCGAACCAGAATACGCTTCGCTACATGCTCTAATAATTTCGAACGGATCGCCATTTCTTCCCGAACTATCCGGTTTAAGTGTACATAATCAACCGTATCAACCAATTCATCGGTATCCGACGGCTTCCGTAAATCTGTTTTTACTTCCAAATCCACACTGTAATCCGATCCGATTTTACTTTCTTCTTCCAGACATCCGTGGAACGAAAAGGTACGGATGTTTTTTAACTTAATGATTCCCATTTTTAAACGTATTCGATAATAGATTAGTCCTTCGACGGATAAAAGTACGAATTTTTAAAGCCAATATGATAATAAGCCCTTAAAGTTATACCGACATAAACAACATTTTTGGTAAATTTGCCTTTCTAATTTTATTTTATGTCAACAAAAGAAAAATCATTAAATTTTATCGAACAAATCATTGAGGAAGATTTAAAAAATGGTTTATCTCAAGATAAATTGCGATTCCGTTTTCCACCGGAACCTAATGGCTATTTACACATTGGTCATGCCAGTTCCATATGTCTTAATTTTGGATTAGGATTGGATTATCAGGCGCCGGTTAACCTGCGTTTTGATGATACCAACCCGGCTAAAGAAGAGCAGGAATACGTAGATGCAATCAAAAAAGACGTACAATGGTTAGGATACCAATGGGCAGAAGAATGTTATGCTTCCGACTATTTTCAACAATTGTATGACTGGACCGTAGCGCTGATCAAAAAAGGAAAAGCCTATGTCGACAGTCAAACTTCGGAAGAAATGGCCAAACAAAAAGGAACGCCTACACAAGCGGGTGTTGATAGTCCGTACCGAAACCGTTCGGTAGAAGAAAACCTGGATTTATTCGAACGAATGAAAAATGGTGAATTCGAAGAAGGTACGCATATTTTAAGAGCCAAAATCGACATGGCTTCTACCAACATGCTAATGCGTGATCCAATCATGTACCGTATTTTACACAAACACCACCACAGAACCGGTGAAAAATGGTGTATTTATCCAATGTACGACTGGGCTCACGGAGAAAGCGACTACCTGGAGCAAATTTCACATTCGTTCTGTACGCTGGAGTTTTTACCTCACCGCGAATTGTACGACTGGTTTTTAGATCAGATTATTGATACCGACAAAGTACGCCCGAAACAACGTGAATTTGCACGTAGAAATCTTTCGCACACCGTTGTTAGTAAGCGTAAATTACTACAATTGGTTCAGGAAGGACATGTTACCGGATGGGACGATCCGAGAATGTCTACCATTTCCGGAATGCGCAGAAGAGGGTATACGCCAACGGCTATCCGTAATTTTGCCGATACCATTGGTATTGCCAAACGGGATAACCTGATTGACGTTTCTTTACTGGAATTCTGCGTTCGTGAAGATCTGAACAAAACGGCTCCACGTGTAATGGCCGTATTGGATCCGGTGAAACTGATCCTTACCAATTATCCGGAAGGTAAAGAGGAGTGGTTGGATGCCGAAAACAATCAGGAAGAAGAAATAATGACCTATAGAAAAGTGCCTTTTTCTAAAGAATTATATATTGAAAGAGAAGACTTTTTAGAAGAAGCGAACAGTAAATTTTTCCGTTTGACCCTTGGAAAAGAAGTGCGTTTAAAAAATGCCTATATCATTAAGGGGGAAAGCGTGGTTAAAGATGCTGATGGAAATATTACCGAAATTCATGCTACTTATGATGAAGACAGTAGAAGTGGAAGCGGTTCGGAAGCGAGTATGCGCAAAGTAAAAGGTACCATTCACTGGGTATCGGTAGCACATGCGGTTCCGGCTGAGATCCGAATCTACGATCGTTTGTTTTCACATGAAAACCCGGATGGTAATAAAGAAATTAATTTCAAAGAGTTTTTAAATCCTAATTCATTGGAAATCATTACCGGATACCTGGAACCTAGCCTGAAAACGGCAGTCGATGGTGACCGATTCCAGTTCCAACGTTTGGGATATTTCTGTGTAGATCGCGACACTACTGCTGATAAACTGGTTTTTAACAAAACCGTTGGCCTTCGCGATACATGGGCAAAAGTAGAAAGTAAAGAATAAAGTTATGTTAGATCATTTTTTTGGAGAACAGGCCGTAGCCAATGTATATTTATATTCGGCTCCGTTGCATATCCTAATCATCTTATTTGAAATGTTTTACAGCTATTCGCATAAAAAACATTTCTATAATACGAAAGATACGCTTACCAATATCTATATGGCTTGTCTGAACTATGGTTTGGACATTATCATGAAAGCCTTTGCTATTGGGGTTATGTTCTACTTTTACGAACACCGCATTTTCGATCTGGAATACAGCAGTGTTTGGTATTGGATTGGTGTTTTCCTTTTACAGGATTTTGCCTATTATGTCCATCATTATGTGGATCATCACTCCAGAATGTTCTGGGCGGTACACGTAACGCACCATAATTCCGGTTATTTTAATATTACCACAGGGTTTAGATCCCCTGTTTTACAGCCTTTATACCGCTATTTGTTCTTTTCGCCGATAGCATTTTTAGGCTTTAATCCGTGGCATATTATGGCCGCTTATGCGATTATTCAGATTTACGGAACCTGGGTACATACCAAAACCGTGAAAAGTATGGGTATTTTAGAATGGATTTTGGTTACACCATCCCATCACAGAGTACACCATGCTTCCAATGCCCGTTATTTAGATCGTAATATGGGAATGGGATTAATTATCTGGGATCGTATGTTTGGAACTTTTGAAAAAGAAGATCCGAATTATGAAGAAGTGCGCTTTGGACTTACTTCCGAAATAGAAGACAAAGGACCACTTAATATTGTATTTCACGAATGGAAAGATATTTGGCGAGATGCTTCTCAACCAAATCTAAAATTTTCCGACCGACTAAAATATATTTTTTATCCACCGGGATGGTCACATACCGGAGATTTTAAAACGTCTGCTAAACTTCGGGCCGAAGAAAGAGCAAATAGACAAAAATGATAAAGGGCTTCTTTTTAGAAGCCTTTTTCTATTATATGTTTTATCAATTAAAATACAAATAATCATTTTTAAAATCTATTAAAAATGACTTTACACCGTGCTTTTAAATCGATTATCTTTTTTAGGTAAATAGATTTTACATCTCTAAAAAAATACGATTTAAAAAGGCTTTTAATTTCGTTATTTTAAAAAACAAGTTTTTATTAACGACTTATTAACGTATTTATGAATATTAATTTCGTAAGTTTATAATTATTAATTTTTAAAAAGTGAGATTATGTCTAATAACACAGGTAACACATTATTGGCACTTTTAGCCGGAGCAGCTATCGGTGCCGGTGTCGGAATTTTATTTGCTCCCGATAAAGGATCTAAAACCCGAAGAAAAATTAAAGATGGTTTCGATAAGGAAACAGATCACTTACGAGACAAGTTTAACGAGGCTACCCATAACCTCAAAAATAAATTCAGCAGAGCCAAAATGGATTTGGAAAGCGAATTTGATCATCTAGTATCCAACGTCGATAATAAGACCGAAGATATTATCGCAACATTAGAAAAAAAACTGGACGATCTTAAAAAACAACACGCTAAAGCAACTAAATAAAGTAGGCTATGGCTTTTGAAAAATTAAAAGAAAATACCGAACAAATTCAGGATAATGCCAAAGCATTATTCGATTCCAACGTGGCCTACTATAAACTATGGTTTTTTAAAGTAGCTATGAAGTCAACAACAATGATACTTAAAATTTTCCTTTTGAGTATTTTCCTGATGTTGATGGTACTTTTCTTGTCTATAGCCGGTGCCTTTGCTTTAGGTAATATGTTGGGTAGTTATGCGCTCGGTTTCTTAATTGTGGGTGTCATTTATCTGATCCTTTGTATCGTGGTGTACTACATTAAAGATAAAATCGTGGAAGGCCCGATACTGGAAAAATTCTCCGAATTCTTTTTTAATGATTAATTATGGAAAGAAAAAAATATTCGTCATATGATGAAATCAACCGTGAACTGGAAATCTTAAAAGTACAGAAAGAACTGGATTACAGACGTTTGGTCTATGCAGTCGAAAAAACACGGGATGACCTTACACCAGGAGTATTTACTTCGGGAGTGGTTCGTTCCATAGGTTCATTTTTTACGAAATCGGGAACCATTCAAAATCTATTAATCGGTTTTATTTTTAACCGGTTATTCAAATAAAAAAGCGGCTAATGCCGCTTTTTTATTTTATTTATTCCGTTTCCGGTAATGCTGTGGTATCATAATGATCCGGACGTTGGAAATCATCTTTCGATTTCTTCTTTCCCTGCGCTTTTTTCATCGCTTCACCAACCTGATTCGAAGCCGTAAAAGAAGCTACCATGTTGTTTAACATATCACTTCCGGCTTGTGGTGAATTCGGTAATAAAATCAGGTTCGAATTCGTATCCGATCCGATGGCCTGTAACGTATCATAATGTTGGGTTACAACGATTAATGCTGAGGCTTCCTGAGAGTTGATTCCTACTTTATTTAATACATCCACACTTTCTACCAATCCACGGGCAATTTCACGTCGCTGATCGGCAATACCCTGACCTTGTAAACGCTTACTTTCAGCTTCGGCTTTCGCTTTGGCTACAATACGGATTCTACTGGCTTCCGCTTCATATTCGGCAGCTGTTTTTTCACGATCGGCCGCATTAATACGGTTCATGGCATTTTTTACCTGAATATCCGGATCGATATCGGTAATCAAAGTGTTGATAATATCATATCCATATGTTGTCATCGCTTCATTTAACTCTCTTTTTACAGCGATCGCAATGTCGTCTTTTCTTTCGAAAACATCGTCTAATTTTAATTTCGGTACTTCAGCACGCACTACGTCAAATACATACGACGTAATCTGATCGTGCGGATATTCCAGTTTATAAAACGCATCGTACACTTTTTCCTGAATTACTTTAAACTGAACCGAAACTTTCATTTTAACGAATACGTTATCTTTTGTTTTCGTTTCAATGATCACATCCAACTGCTGGATTCTTAAATTCACTTTACCGGCAATACGGTCGATAACCGGAATTTTTAATTGTAATCCGGAATGACGGATGCTGTTGAATTTTCCAAAACGTTCCACAATCGCGGAAGATTGCTGTTTAACCGTAAAAAACGAGGCTAAAAAGAGAAATACGAGAATAACAATAATAACGTAACTAAACATAAAATGTAGCTTTTAATGGTTTATTCGGTTAAGATACGAAAAAAAGGAAAACCTTTTTTTTATTATAGTAAGCAATACTTCATTTCTCTTTTTTTAAAAAAACACTAAAAAACTGAAAGTCAATATTTTAATTATAATACTACTGCTTATATATTTAAAAAATTATTAATATGAAAAATCTTATATAAAAAGATATCTTTGCCCGATTTTTAATGAACCCTAATTTTTAATGATGAAAAAAATTTTTATTGTCGCAATTAGCGCCTTTATTTTCTTTGGATGTGAAGATAAAGAACCTGTTAGTTGTTATCTGAAAAATCCTAAACTAAGTAGTAATTCACCTCTCCTCACAGGCGAAAGTATTATGCTAAAGTCCACTAATGTGGTGTTTGAGGATGCAATTTATGAATGGACTGGTCCTAATGATTTTCATTCTTCCGAACGTAATCCTGTAATTCCAAACGCTACCACTGCAATGGCGGGAGAATATAAATTAAAAATTACCCGTGGAATTTGTGAAAGTGAAGTTGTTAGTACCGATGTATCACTAATTACCAATACCGTAAACTGCTCGGTAGTGGATAATCATATAACATTCCGTTATGACTATTTTCCCGATACTTATTTGTATTATTTTCAAGCTGGTCCAAAATCGGATAATACGTATCAAATATATGGAGGTGGTGTAAACGGAAATGTTACTATTACCTTTAAAGGTAATAATATTCCCGAAACCGGAATTTATTCAATAGTAAATTCATACGATTTAATAGCACAAAATAAAGTATTCGTTAAACTTAATAGGAGTGATGTTCTAAACTTTTATGCGCTTTCAGGAGATGTTGTGGTATCAAAAGCCAATGGTAAATTATCTGCAAAGTTTTGTGATATGCCTTTTTCAGTAGCAAATTCCAATCAGGTTTATTTTACGGCTAATGCAAAATTAATTGATAATAATTAAAGCTTTACAGTATGTTTAAAAAAATACTATTACTGTTATTACTAGTAAGTACTTTAACATCCGTTGCTCAGAATTCTTATTTTGTTGATACGAAAAAAAAGAAAACAATAGTTAGAAATGATGCAATCGATATATTGGTAATAGACAATAGAATCTCTTATAAATTACCCGGGAAAACCTGGGAAAAATATATAACCTTTAAAGATTTGGATTATTTGGTACATGGTCCTTATAAGTTTAAAGCTTTTACGATAAATAATAAAAGAGAAGGCTATTATATAATAGCCGAAGAAGGCTCTAAAAAATTAGTAGGTATTTCTATCGTAAGGGAAGTAATGTCAAGTAAAGGTACCATTTTAACCCGATCCGTTTATAATTATTTATATGTATTGGAAAATGACACTACTGTACTTTATGATTTATTAGTTAAAGATTCTAAAAACAAAAGAAATAGAGAAAAAAGGACCGAAATACCGGAACAAATAAAATCCTACTTTCCAAATTGTACTCCGCTTCTGAACAGAATCGACAGTTTGTTACAAAATTCCTCTGACCCTGAATTTCTTTCAATTTTAGAATTAATTCAAAATCCTATTTACATTCAATGCAATTAACTATGACAAAAATTAAACTATTATTACTTTTATTATTCCCCACAATACTCTTTTCGCAAGCACCAAGAGGTTTCCATATTTCTGCAGGAATGAACTATACTTCTTTGGATTCAAAAGATTTACTAAGTGATCCTGGTATTGGCTATAAAATTGGAACTGTTTTTACTTTTGGCTACCATGAATCTTATAATTATCAATTTGAGGTTTTCTATAACAACAGAAATGTCAATCTGAAAACGGTAAATCAATCTTATGAATACGATGGTACTACTAAATATTCAAAAAGTGCTATTGATCTGGGTCTTTTCTTAAATTATTATATTTTAAAACCTGATGAAGATAAATTTTATTTTGGTCCGCAAGCAGGTTTAATCCTATCTTTTGGTTCTGGATTTACGCCCTCAGGAGGTGAAGATGTTAATGGTCAATATTATTTACCCCATCTTCTTGATGAAAATAGTTTAACCAAAGCCGAAAAAATTGATTATGGCGCAGGATTCGGTTTAACAGGTGGTTATAACAATTTTAAATTTGACCTGCGTTATACCTTAGGATTAACTAATGTATTAGGACCTGTAGAAACAAATAGTTATAATAGTAATTATACATACACTGGCCCTTCATTGAATGGAAAAATAAATACTTTTTCATTCGTTGTAAGTTATAGTTTAGCAAGATTACTAGGTTATGAATAAAAAAAAAGCTCCGATATCGGAGCTTTTTTTTTATAAAGTACTAATCGCTTTTTGAATTCGCTGTACGGTTTCTTCTTTTCCGATCATTTCGACAATATCGAACAAATGTGGACCTTTTAAAGCACCTACAAGGCTCAAACGAAACGGTTGCATCACTTTCCCCATTCCAATCTCATTTTTGGTCATCCAGTCCTTTACAATCGTTTCAATGTTTACCGAAGTAAAGTCACCAATGTTTTCAACAACCGAAATTAATTCCTGCATGATCGAACCGGTGTCTTCTTTCCAGTTTTTAGCGGCTTTTTCATCGTAGGCCGATGGCGCTACAAAAAAGAAATCCGATAAGTCATATAAGTCGGTTACAAAAGTCGCACGCTCTTTTACCAGTCCTACTACTTTTTCAACATAAGAAATCTCTTTGTTAATTCCCTTTTCTTTTAGAATCACAGCATAAGCTGTAGCTAACGAAGCGTCCGATTGTTGTACCAGATAATGGTGGTTAAACCATTTGTTTTTTTCCGGATCGAATTTCGCACCGGCTTTGTGTACGCGTCCTAAATCAAACTTTGTAACCAATTCTTCCAAGGTAAATAACTCCTGATCGGTTCCGTCGTTCCATCCTAATAAAGCCAGGAAGTTGACCACAGCGCCCGGGAAAAATCCTTTTTCGCGGTATCCCGACGATTTTTCGCCCGAAACCGGATCCGTCCAATCCAATGGAAATACCGGAAATCCAAGTTTATCACCATCACGTTTGGAAAGTTTTCCATTTCCAACCGGTTTTAAAATCAACGGTAAGTGTGCAAATTTTGGTGCTTCCCATCCAAATGCTTTGTATAACAATTCGTGTAAGGGTAGGGAAGGCAACCATTCTTCTCCACGAATCACATGAGACGTTTCCATTAAATGGTCGTCTACAATATTCGCCAGGTGATAGGTTGGCATTCCGTCACTTTTAAACAATACTTTATCGTCTAATAAGTTGGTATCAAATTTAATATCGCCACGGATAATATCATTCAGATGTAAGGTTTCTCCAACCGGTGTTTTAAAACGGATCACATATTCTTCACCATGGTTGATACGTTCTGCAACTTTTTCGGCCGAATTGGTAAGTGAATTATCCAATTGCTCGCGAACCGTATGGTTATATATAAAGGTTTTTCCGTCCTGTTCGGCAGTTTTACGCAGATTATCCAGGCTTTCGGCCGTGTCAAAAGCATAATATGCCCAACCACTGTTAATAAGTTGATCGGCATATTCCTTATAAAGTTCTTTACGTTCGCTCTGACGGTACGGTCCGAATTTTTCGTTTTTACCAATTGTTTCATCCGGCGCAATACCCAACCATTCCAAAGCTTCCATAATATACGCTTCCGCTCCGGGTACAAAACGGTTCTGATCGGTATCTTCTATCCGAAGGTAAAACGTACCACCGTGTTGTTTAGCAAATAAATAATTAAATAAAGCGGTTCTAACGCCTCCTATATGTAAAGGTCCTGTAGGACTAGGTGCAAATCGCACACGAACTGGCTTTGACATTTTTTAAAAATTTTACGCAAAGATACAATTATGCTTTTTCCCTTCGAATTATTTTATCCGATACTGTTTATAAATAGGTTCATTTACTGTTTATCCTATCTGAAAAATATTTTTCGCAATCATTCCCGATAAAAATACCTTTGTTTTATCAAATCGATAGCGTTCTTTAAAATACATTATACTATATAAGGTAATTTACAAATTGACATTGCCGATTATTTAATATAAAACCTTGTAAATCAGTAAACTTTATATCATTTTAACATTAAAAATGAGCTATGTTAATACAAATTTACATTGTATTGATTTTCAGTTAATTATAAGTTAACACAGATTGTTTATAACTTTAGATAGAAAATTATAAAAGATTTTTGGTTGTATCCTAAAATTTGCTAATCCAAAACCTAAATGAAACTACCAAATCTATTTTTTAAAATTTGTTTTGAAATTATGAATAGATAGTCAACAGTTATTAACAGAAATTAACAAGTAAACTTATTAATAAAAATAGATGTAAATGGTTTATCCACCATTGTTAATAACGTTTTAAAAAGACTTCATTTCTAAAGCTTTATCGATAAACAACACTGTTGATAAAACCGGATAAAATTGTATAACTCCAAATTAAGAAGAAAAAATAAAAAGTTATTGCCACTATTAACAAGCTATAATAACAAACAATTTTTTTAAAATTTTTAAAAGATCTTTTTTATTATTTTAATGATTGTTGACAACTTCTCTGTTTAACTCTTTTCTCTTTCTTCTGTTTTCTTTGTTCTTTCCTCTTTAAACGTTGTTCCTTCTGTAAAATAGTTAATTCCTGTTTCGATTAAAATTGTAATTTTATCGGTTATAAACAAATTTTGATAATTTGGAAACGAAAGAACTGATATTTCAAAAGCTGGAAGACTTTATAAAAAAGTTTTATACGAACGAATTGCTAAAAGGAATTATTCTTTTTACCGGTTTCGGTTTGCTGTATTTTATTGTCACGTTGCTCGTGGAACATTTTCTATGGCTTTCTCCAAACGGTAGAACGGTTTTGTTCTGGCTGTTCATTTTAGTAGAACTTTTCTTTTTGCTACGGTTTATTCTATTTCCGTTGTTCAAACTTTTCAAATTACAAAAGGGAATCGATTACAAACAGGCTTCGTTAATTATCGGAAATCACTTTTCGGAAGTAAATGATAAGCTGACGAATTTTTTACAGCTGTACGGACAAAGTGATAAATCGGAATTACTATTGGCTTCGATCGAACAAAAAGCGATATCGTTAAAACCGGTTCCGTTTGGAAATGCAATTAATTTTAAAAAGAACACCAGGTATCTTCCGTATGCCATAATCCCATTGTTGGTGTTATTGTTTTTTATGGTCTCCGGAAATTCAAATCTCATTACCGAAAGTTTGGATCGGGTAGTGCATTACAAAAAAGAATATGCGCCACCGGCTCCGTTTAGTTTTCAGATTATCAATAAAAATCTAACGGCCGAACAGGGTCAGGATTTTTTATTACAGGTAAAAACCAATGGAACGGTAATTCCGGAAAATGCAATGATCGCTATTGGTAATGAAAATTATTACCTGGAAAACGTTCGACCGGGTGTGTTCCAATATCAGTTTGATAAAATTACCAAGAATACCGATTTTAAACTATTGGCCAACGAAGTGGTTTCAAATACTTATCAGGTAAATGTCGTTGCGGTTCCAACCATTGTTAATTTCGAAATGGTTTTGAATTTTCCATCCTATCTCGGAAAAAAACCGGAATTGATTCAGGGAAGTGGCAATGCGATCGTACCAGAAGGAACTACCATTACCTGGAAAGTTAATACGCTGGCTACGAGTAAAGTGGTTTGGAAAGATGCTTCGGTTAATGACGCGTTTAAACGCAATGAAAACCTGTTTAGTTTATCCAAAAGAATACTTCAAAATACAGAATATCAAATACTTACTTCAAATGAAAAGGTAACCGATCACGAAAAATTACAGTATCAGATTACTACGGTTAAGGATCAGTTTCCGACGATTTCGGTACAATCGGCTCCGGATTCGTTAAAACTAAAAAAGAACATGGTTATTGGCCAGGTTTCCGACGATTATGGACTGACGAAATTACAGGTGGTATATTATCCGAAGGAAAAACCGAATCAGGTTTCTCGTGGAACCATTCCAGTGAAACGCGAAACGTTTGATCAGTTTGTCTATACGTTTCCTAATGGTTTGAATATTCAACCAGGTGTAGAATACGATTATTATTTTGAGATTTTTGATAATGATGCGATTCACAATTTTAAAAGTTCGAAGTCTTCTGTCTTTTCTCATCGTGAGTTAACGACCGAGGAAAAAGAGGATCAGATTTTACAGGAGCAGAATAGTAATATCAACAGTCTTGAAAAGTCCATTAAAAATCAGGATAAGCAATTATCAGAACTGGATAAATTACAGAAATTAGGAAAAGAGAAAACCAATCTCGATTTTAAAGATCAGAAAAAAGTTCAGGATTTCATTAACCGTCAGAAGCAACAGGATCAGATGATGAAGGAATTTTCTAAAAAAATG from Flavobacterium sp. WV_118_3 harbors:
- a CDS encoding DUF4175 family protein, encoding METKELIFQKLEDFIKKFYTNELLKGIILFTGFGLLYFIVTLLVEHFLWLSPNGRTVLFWLFILVELFFLLRFILFPLFKLFKLQKGIDYKQASLIIGNHFSEVNDKLTNFLQLYGQSDKSELLLASIEQKAISLKPVPFGNAINFKKNTRYLPYAIIPLLVLLFFMVSGNSNLITESLDRVVHYKKEYAPPAPFSFQIINKNLTAEQGQDFLLQVKTNGTVIPENAMIAIGNENYYLENVRPGVFQYQFDKITKNTDFKLLANEVVSNTYQVNVVAVPTIVNFEMVLNFPSYLGKKPELIQGSGNAIVPEGTTITWKVNTLATSKVVWKDASVNDAFKRNENLFSLSKRILQNTEYQILTSNEKVTDHEKLQYQITTVKDQFPTISVQSAPDSLKLKKNMVIGQVSDDYGLTKLQVVYYPKEKPNQVSRGTIPVKRETFDQFVYTFPNGLNIQPGVEYDYYFEIFDNDAIHNFKSSKSSVFSHRELTTEEKEDQILQEQNSNINSLEKSIKNQDKQLSELDKLQKLGKEKTNLDFKDQKKVQDFINRQKQQDQMMKEFSKKMQDNLEQFNAEKKDEFKDELMRRLEKNEKEIEKNEKLLKELDELTNKLKEEELFEKIDKLKQNTKDQSKNLEQLVELTKRFYVEKKAEQLADKLDKLSDKQDQLSDSKDNNKKDQDKINEDFNKLQEDLRDLEKQNQDLKAPMDIPSNKEEEKGIKEDMKNASEELQKQNQSKAKPKQKSASQKMKKMAQQMQSSMESGEMDQLEEDTKMLRQILDNLLAFSFSQESLMKNFKSSGDRSLGFNKMLKKQQDLKLQFKHVDDSLFAMSLRNPKITEMITNEVGNVHYNIDKSLTNFTDNNIGRGVSHQQYTITSSNKLADFLSDVMNQMQMEMQMQSSGQGKGKPKPGNKGSGMQLPDIIKKQEGLSEKMKEGMKKGKGEKPGDGKPNKGGKEGKEGSDGKDGNDGEGDAGEILEIYKEQQRLREALQKALEKEGVGGNGQNALNQMKDIEKQLLNKGFKNETMQRMLNLKHELLKLDNAIQQQGEENKRQSQTNKKEFNGSGNQLPAALKEYLNSVEILNRQSLPLRPNFNQKVQNYFKKDD